In a genomic window of Oncorhynchus keta strain PuntledgeMale-10-30-2019 chromosome 28, Oket_V2, whole genome shotgun sequence:
- the LOC127913192 gene encoding innate immunity activator protein-like yields the protein MGSSCSVEFPERSPIQNSPWRESNLDQPYLKPNTPLSVCSSRPRSPVGTPVGTPVFPADSRVLPSHFPSIKNLALRHGQINSSSAPSTPELHVRRQYSLSFRLPRSKPTHDLGEGRGRARLPRRRPEFLVRSPQYTPQRLYQSSSEHSVPSYTSPQRLYQSSSEDSSSEHSVPSYTSPPSRDTDRDNHKDREGPASADIPKLCPPPYGFHYGAQSPTSPALNGSSFHKKNNQHRSSPSLRRRMAEEGTCSPLSPQDLGSPLGKGLYLSPSRPPQPQQQHRHWQQGPPPSSPRRVLKPPPPYTRLVHTPSLREYPNQPGRVLPREMSSDELKSWNQFQKSRPSSLEGQGSFRVKSPTSTHLPPYLQGPHQKQILQRAADGTPIQWFVEEDSEIVSQV from the exons ATGGGCTCCAGCTGCAGTGTGGAGTTTCCTGAGCGCTCCCCCATCCAGAACTCCCCCTGGAGAGAGTCTAATCTGGACCAGCCCTATCTGAAACctaacacacctctctctgtctgcagcagCAGGCCCAG AAGTCCAGTAGGGACCCCAGTAGGGACCCCAGTGTTCCCTGCAGACAGCAGAGTCCTGCCCTCCCACTTCCCCTCCATTAAGAACCTGGCTCTGAGACATGGACAGATCAACTCCTCCAGCGCCCCCTCTACTCCAGAGCTGCATGTACGCAGACAGTACTCCCTGTCCTTCAG GCTTCCCAGAAGTAAGCCCACTCATGACCTGGGTGAGGGACGTGGGAGAGCCAGGTTGCCACGCCGACGGCCAGAGTTCCTGGTTCGGTCTCCACAGTACACCCCCCAGCGTCTGTACCAGTCCAGCTCTGAACACTCTGTCCCATCCTACACCAGCCCCCAGCGACTGTACCAGTCCAGCTCTGAGGACAGCAGCTCTGAACACTCTGTCCCCTCCTACACCAGCCCCCCCAGCCGGGACACGGACAGAGATAATCACAAAGACAGGGAGGGCCCCGCATCTGCCGATATCCCCAAGCTCTGCCCTcctccctatggcttccactacgGAGCCCAAAGTCCCACCAGCCCTGCGTTGAATGGCTCCAGCTTTCACAAGAAAAACAACCAGCACCGGTCCTCTCCCAGCTTGAGAAGAAGAATGGCAGAGGAAGGCACCTGTTCCCCTCTTTCCCCACAGGACCTGGGCAGTCCCCTGGGGAAGGGTCTTTACCTGTCCCCCTCCCGGCCCCCCCAGCCACAGCAGCAGCACAGACACTGGCAGCAGGGGCCCCCACCGTCATCCCCCAGGAGAGTTCTGAAGCCTCCACCCCCCTACACTCGCCTGGTACATACCCCGTCACTGAGGGAGTACCCCAACCAACCTGGCCGGGTGTTGCCCAGGGAGATGTCGTCAGACGAGCTCAAGTCCTGGAACCAGTTCCAGAAGTCACGCCCGAGTTCCCTGGAAGGCCAGGGGTCGTTCAGAGTGAAGAGCCCCACGTCCACTCACCTCCCGCCCTACCTGCAG gGTCCCCACCAGAAACAGATACTTCAGAGGGCTGCAGATGGAACTCCTATACAGTGGTTTGTTGAAGAGGACTCGGAGATCGTCAGCCAGGTGTAA